Genomic segment of Staphylococcus muscae:
GCTCCCCTTTCACTTTATAGTTATAATTTAAATATTTCATCCGGTATATCAGATATAACGCCATCAATACCGAGCTGAATTAACTTTTTAGCAGTTTGCGCATCATTCACCGTATAAGGTAATACTTTCAAATTGGCATCATGTGCACGCTTCACAAATTTCTTGTTAACGAGTTGATAATTAGGGTTCACATAATCTGCATATTCTGCAATATCACAAAAATCAGGTTGTTTCAGCCAATATTTTCTTTTGCTGATGAGTACACCGTAATGAATATATGGCACTTGATGCTGTATCTCTTTTATAAATGATTGATCAAATGATTGAATAATAATTCGATTAATCGGGAAATCATGATGTATTATTTTTTGAATCATTAACGCCCCAATATTGGGATATTTGCTTGGCTTTTTCACTTCAATCAGCAACGTTTTTGAGTAGTTCTTACACAAGGTCAAAATTTCATCAAAAGTCATAATTGGCGCATCAATGTCACCCTTCATTTGTGCATTGAAGTTAAAGACTCTTAAATCTTCTAATGTAAAGTCTTTAATGGCACCTTTTCCATTCGATGTTCGATCTATTGACTCATCGTGAATTCCAACGAGCATTCCATCTTTCGTCATATGTAAATCAATTTCTAACATATCGATATGTTGACTGAGTGCTGCTTGATACGCAAGCTTTGTATTTTCAGGATAACGCTGAGATAGTCCACGATGTGCAATCACCTGAAATGACTTATTAGGTCTCAACAATTTCATAAACTGCCCTACTTTCTTTATAAAAAATAATATATCTTTAATTTATCATATTTAGAATCGGAGTGACTTAAATTGATACAACATACTTTTACAACAACCGTCTCATGGCAAGGTGGACGCAATGAAGTAGGTCACTTGAATGGTGACATTCTTGAACATGACGTATCGATTCCATCATCGTTAGGCGGTACAGGGAAAGGAACGAATCCAGATGAACTGCTCGTTGCAGCAGCATCCAGTTGTATGACAATCTCACTTGCAGCTGCTTTGGAACGTGCACATCTCACGCCTACCAAAATTGAAATGCAATCTGATGGACATGCTGTATTTGATCAACAACAATTTCAAATGAAAAAAATCACTCATTATCCTAAAATTTTTCTTTCGAATGAACAAGATATTAAAAAATTAGAACGTCGTATAACACATCTCATTAACATTGCAGATAAAAATTGCATGGTATCAAATAGTTTGAAAGGCAACGTGCAGATCGATGTTATACCTCAAATTGTCCATTGTTCATAAATATCTATCACAATCCCAACAAAATTAGGTAGTAGGATAGAAATCTTCATACTTACAAAAGATTTCATGGTCCTACCCTTTTTATTTTCAGTTGCACTGTCAAATTGTATGATATTATACACTGTTATTTTATCTGAAAATTTGTTAAAATGAAAAAATATACCGATTGGGAGGTAAAACTATGTATACTCATCACTCTTTACTTTTAACACCCGGACCAACGCCCGTCCCTAACAAAATACAACACGCTATGAATTTACCTATGGTTGGACATCGTTCAAGTGACTTTGAAGCCATTGCAAAACTGGCATTTTCAGGCTTAAAACGCGTTTTCGGTGCATCTCATGACGTCATTATATTAACTTCTAGCGGTACGAGTGCATTAGAAGCTAGTATGCGCAATCTAATAAATCCTGACGATCATATTGTTGTCATCGTATCAGGTGCGTTTGGAGCACGTTTCCAACAAATTGCAGAGGCTTATTCACATCATCTTCATGTCTTCAATGTCGAATGGGGTGAATCATTCAATACGGAAGACGTATTAACATTCATTCAATCGATTGATCATCCAATTACTGCTGTCTTCACACAATATTGTGAGACATCTACGTCTGTACTTCATCCAGTTGCCGAACTTGGACATAGTTTAAAGCAGTTTAATCCAGATATCTACTATATTGTTGATGGCGTAAGCTGTATCGGTGCTGTCGATGTAGATATGGAAAGGGATCAGATTGATGTGTTAGTTGCTGGCAGTCAAAAGGCAATGATGTTACCACCTGGACTTGCATTTGTCGCATACAATGATCGTGCTCGTACACGATTTTCTCAGACAAACAGTCCAAGCTTTTATCTGAACTTATCAAAACATCTATCATCGCTGGAAGCAAGTACAACGCCCTATACACCGAATGTCCCAGCCTTTCGTGGCGTTGTGCAATATAGCCAAATGATCAAAGAAGAAGGATTCCAACATGTAGTCAAGCGTCATAATGTGATACGTGATGCGTTAAGAAAGGCACTTAAATCACTGTCTCTAGATTTGCTCGTCAATGATGATGCTGCCTCACCCACTGTAACTGCATTTGTTCCAAAAGATCATGACGAATTAGTATATATTAAAGAACAGTTAGCGAAGACATTTAACATCACAATTGCAGGCGGCCAAGGTAAATTAAAAGGGCATATATTACGTGTTGGACATATGGGTTTCATATCACCGAATGACCTATTACCTTTTGTTTCAAGTCTTGAGATGATTTTAAGTACTTATCGCAATGAAAACTATATCGGTAAAGGCACAAAAGCATTTTTGGAGGGAATTTATCATGAATTATAAAGTACTAGTTGCTGACCCCATCTCTGATGATGGCTTACATCAACTACATGCAGATGGTGCATTCGAAGTCGTTCATAAAACTGGATTAACTGAAAACGAACTCATTGCATTTATTCCAGATTACGATGCTTTAATCGTACGAAGTCAAACCCAAGTAACAGCGACAGTTTTAAAAAGTGCAGATCGATTAAAAGTTGTCGCAAGGGCTGGCGTCGGCGTGGATAATATTGATATTGATACCGCAACAAAAGAAGGCATTATCGTGATCAATGCACCTGATGGCAATACCATTTCAGCAACAGAACATTCTGTCGCTATGTTATTAAGTATGGCGAGAAATATTCCCCAAGCACATGCATCTCTCAAGCGAGGTGAATGGGATCGGAAGACGTTCCGTGGAACAGAATTGTACCAAAAAACATTAGGCGTTATCGGAACAGGACGAATTGGTATTGGTGTAGCAAAGCGTATGCAAAGTTTTGGCATGAATATTCTTGCATTTGATCCGTACTTAACTGAAGCACAAGCTAACGAACTAGGATTTACACGTGCAACAGTTGAAGAAATTGCACAAGCTGCAGATTTTATTACGGTACATACACCATTAACTGAAAAAACACGTGGCTTAATTAATGCTGACTTTTTTAACCTTGCCAAGCCTAACCTTAGAGTAATTAACGTCGCTCGTGGTGGTATCATTGATGAACAAGCGCTCATTGAAGCATTAGATAATAATAAAATTGCGGGAGCAGCATTAGATGTATTTGAAAACGAACCTGCTGTCAATACACCTGTTACACAACATCCAAAAATTATTGTGACGCCTCATTTAGGTGCCTCAACAATTGAAGCACAAGAAAAAGTGGCGGTTTCAGTTGCTGGAGAAATTATTGACATTTTAAAATACCAAAATGTAAAACATGCTGTGAATGCACCAAAAGTGATATTTGATCATTCAGAAGAAATCCAACCATTTGTCGACTTGGCACAATTAACAGGGGCATTAGCCATTCAATTACTTCCCAAAGCACCACGTAAGATGCATATAACATATGGTGGTGACTTAGCACTTGATGACACAAGTTTATTAACACGAACATTAGCACAAGGCGTTCTTCAAGAAGATATGGGAGATCACGTCAATTTAATCAACACACTCATGCTATTGAACGAACAAAATGTCTCATATACGATTGAAAAAACAAAAGGGATTCAAGGATTTAGCAACTATATCGAAGTGGAACTTATAAATAAAGATCAACGTGCAAAGATTGGTATGACTGTTCTCAACGGATTTGGTCCACGTATTGTGCGTATTAATGACTATGCAGTTGACTTTAAACCAGAGCACTATCAATTAATTATTCAACATACCGATCAGCCTGGTATGATCGGTCAAACGGGTCAAATTTTAGGAGAACATGATGTTAATATCACATCAATGTATGTGGGTCGTAAACAAGTAGGTGGCCATGCGATGATGATTTTATCCATTGATCATCCTATTGATGAAGCGGTTCATGACGCATTATTAAATATTCCTGGATTAGAAAGTGTTCAACTTGTCACATTGAAAGATGAGTCACTTATCAATTAATATAAGCCCAGAGATTGGAGAATATCCTCCAATCTCTGGGCTTATACAATGTTTATAATAAATATTGACGAACTTCTAAGACATGATTCACTAATTCATCTGCGCCTTTTGCATCGAGCTCTTCTGCTGCTTCAGTCCCTTTTAAACCTGTTAATGTCCCAATAAATCGTGCATTGACTTTTTGTGCACTTAATAAGTCAGCCAATGAATCTCCAACAATCGTCACTTCATAATGATTTAAACGATTTACCTGATTCGTTGCATAATCATGGTATTTTGAAGTGTCATTTCCATCATATGTCGCAACATAGCTAAATGGATTCGGCTTACCGAGTGGCTTTAATTCAGGATATTGTTTTTCTGCTTGAATCACTTCACTTGCCGTTACAATGTGGGAATCATCAAAATATGACAACAAGCCCAATGCTTCAAAAGGTATCAATGTTTCAACACGTGTGCGCCCTGTGGCAATGGCAATTAAATAGCCAGCTTCTTTAAGATCTTGCAGTAAACTACGAATACCATCAATCGGTGCTAAAACTACCTCGTCATATATATATCCCTTTTTGTAATTCGTCTTAGCCTTCTTTTTCTCTACTTCTTCATATAGTTTAGTACCTAAATACCATTCTTGATATAACTCTTGTGCCAGTTGCCATAATGGACTATTAATATCAAATAATGCTACTTTATCCGTTTTTAAAACATTCGTTGCATACGCCTTTAAACCTTCATAAATCTGTTCCTTACCTTCCGTAAGATGATTCAAAAAGTCTAAAGGCAAGGCATAATCAATATGACTCGATTTAATGTGTGATTGTAATGTTTTTATAGATGTTTCGGAGAACGCTGCCTCATCTAAAAATGATAATTTCTCAGTATGTGGTAACGACTTTAACAAGTCGATTAAGTGGACTGAAAATACAATGAATAACATATCCCAGTTAGAGTTGATACCTAAAGATTTTAGACGATGTAAAATTAAATCATTTTCAAAAAGCTCATTACGAATCGTCATAA
This window contains:
- a CDS encoding glycerophosphodiester phosphodiesterase, giving the protein MKLLRPNKSFQVIAHRGLSQRYPENTKLAYQAALSQHIDMLEIDLHMTKDGMLVGIHDESIDRTSNGKGAIKDFTLEDLRVFNFNAQMKGDIDAPIMTFDEILTLCKNYSKTLLIEVKKPSKYPNIGALMIQKIIHHDFPINRIIIQSFDQSFIKEIQHQVPYIHYGVLISKRKYWLKQPDFCDIAEYADYVNPNYQLVNKKFVKRAHDANLKVLPYTVNDAQTAKKLIQLGIDGVISDIPDEIFKL
- a CDS encoding SACOL1771 family peroxiredoxin, with the protein product MIQHTFTTTVSWQGGRNEVGHLNGDILEHDVSIPSSLGGTGKGTNPDELLVAAASSCMTISLAAALERAHLTPTKIEMQSDGHAVFDQQQFQMKKITHYPKIFLSNEQDIKKLERRITHLINIADKNCMVSNSLKGNVQIDVIPQIVHCS
- a CDS encoding pyridoxal-phosphate-dependent aminotransferase family protein, which codes for MYTHHSLLLTPGPTPVPNKIQHAMNLPMVGHRSSDFEAIAKLAFSGLKRVFGASHDVIILTSSGTSALEASMRNLINPDDHIVVIVSGAFGARFQQIAEAYSHHLHVFNVEWGESFNTEDVLTFIQSIDHPITAVFTQYCETSTSVLHPVAELGHSLKQFNPDIYYIVDGVSCIGAVDVDMERDQIDVLVAGSQKAMMLPPGLAFVAYNDRARTRFSQTNSPSFYLNLSKHLSSLEASTTPYTPNVPAFRGVVQYSQMIKEEGFQHVVKRHNVIRDALRKALKSLSLDLLVNDDAASPTVTAFVPKDHDELVYIKEQLAKTFNITIAGGQGKLKGHILRVGHMGFISPNDLLPFVSSLEMILSTYRNENYIGKGTKAFLEGIYHEL
- the serA gene encoding phosphoglycerate dehydrogenase; this encodes MNYKVLVADPISDDGLHQLHADGAFEVVHKTGLTENELIAFIPDYDALIVRSQTQVTATVLKSADRLKVVARAGVGVDNIDIDTATKEGIIVINAPDGNTISATEHSVAMLLSMARNIPQAHASLKRGEWDRKTFRGTELYQKTLGVIGTGRIGIGVAKRMQSFGMNILAFDPYLTEAQANELGFTRATVEEIAQAADFITVHTPLTEKTRGLINADFFNLAKPNLRVINVARGGIIDEQALIEALDNNKIAGAALDVFENEPAVNTPVTQHPKIIVTPHLGASTIEAQEKVAVSVAGEIIDILKYQNVKHAVNAPKVIFDHSEEIQPFVDLAQLTGALAIQLLPKAPRKMHITYGGDLALDDTSLLTRTLAQGVLQEDMGDHVNLINTLMLLNEQNVSYTIEKTKGIQGFSNYIEVELINKDQRAKIGMTVLNGFGPRIVRINDYAVDFKPEHYQLIIQHTDQPGMIGQTGQILGEHDVNITSMYVGRKQVGGHAMMILSIDHPIDEAVHDALLNIPGLESVQLVTLKDESLIN
- a CDS encoding HAD family hydrolase → MTKAVLFDVDGVFLDESRCFDVSALTVYELLYDKAYLNLKDGIALDALTESEIMTIRNELFENDLILHRLKSLGINSNWDMLFIVFSVHLIDLLKSLPHTEKLSFLDEAAFSETSIKTLQSHIKSSHIDYALPLDFLNHLTEGKEQIYEGLKAYATNVLKTDKVALFDINSPLWQLAQELYQEWYLGTKLYEEVEKKKAKTNYKKGYIYDEVVLAPIDGIRSLLQDLKEAGYLIAIATGRTRVETLIPFEALGLLSYFDDSHIVTASEVIQAEKQYPELKPLGKPNPFSYVATYDGNDTSKYHDYATNQVNRLNHYEVTIVGDSLADLLSAQKVNARFIGTLTGLKGTEAAEELDAKGADELVNHVLEVRQYLL